The Pygocentrus nattereri isolate fPygNat1 chromosome 4, fPygNat1.pri, whole genome shotgun sequence genome includes a window with the following:
- the LOC108414863 gene encoding vacuolar protein 8-like: MGLCDRCARLLNDFRSLAKAKAAIFVQKLKDVVNKISECCCSEKALASQEKPYELLRRHGVESKRISYLTTAQSRVPTAFLETCCTLLQSEDMEVQRTVSLSMLRLLTDSKIKEEHVIEMGILEPLVDLLQSGDHIVQCNSSACIALLASSDSNRDAIVCSDAVLPLLVLARTFDPKVQQNAVRALHNLTKSERTMCVLCEEGVIPVLALLLQSADSNIQFYSCSAVSNIAAAPKYHAKLLQLGDRFLLKSLVSLMGSSVLKNSTQACQCLRSLTGNGEAQQQLVGLDWVYPLLTLLRAPELSSSEAAVMLLSELSAHPLNRESLVNLGVMPVLGELLLMYLPNSKVVSHCVITLTHLCDIVASQETILETECLIGLLLALGFDWNEDDTLLSVLACVHSLASFDSLRSRLVEKMTASHVGRLVSICSESENPDLSFAAGSVISKLDMNDKLLKPHHRAIVGYLMRFLRNQEVRFQQLAIASVCNLKKGGGLDGMTCLLELERELNRVQQQTEHTRQLLQMLQQDTCTKDKS, encoded by the exons ATGGGGTTGTGTGACAGATGCGCGCGACTTCTGAACGATTTCAGAAGTTTGGCGAAAGCGAAGGCGGCGATCTTTGTGCAGAAACTCAAGGATGTCGTAAACAAGATCTCGGAATGCTGCTGTTCGGAAAAAGCTCTGGCATCTCAAGAAAAACCTTATGAGCTCCTCCGTCGACACGGTGTGGAGAGTAAACGGATTTCTTACTTGACCACAG CACAGAGTCGTGTCCCCACTGCATTTCTGGAGACATGCTGTACTCTCCTGCAGTCTGAGGACATGGAGGTTCAGAGGACAGTCTCTCTATCCATGCTCAGGCTTCTCACAGACAGCAAAA taaaagAAGAACATGTCATTGAGATGGGCATTCTGGAGCCACTTGTTGATCTGCTGCAGTCGGGTGATCATATAGTTCAGTGTAACTCCAGTGCCTGTATTGCTTTGTTAGCCTCTTCAG ATTCAAACCGAGATGCTATTGTGTGCTCTGATGCTGTGCTACCTCTGCTTGTTTTGGCAAGGACCTTTGATCCAAAAGTTCAACAAAATGCTGTCAGAGCCCTTCATAATCTCACAAAATCTG AGAGAACaatgtgtgtgctgtgtgaggAGGGAGTTATACCTGTGCTGGCTCTTTTGTTACAGTCAGCTGATTCTAACATCCAG TTCTACAGCTGTTCTGCTGTGAGTAATATTGCTGCGGCTCCAAAATATCACGCAAAATTACTCCAACTTGGTGACCGTTTCCTGCTGAAATCCTTGGTATCACTCATGGGCTCATCCGTACTCAAG AATTCCACTCAGGCCTGCCAGtgtctcaggagcctcactggAAATG GTGAGGCACAGCAGCAGCTGGTTGGGCTGGACTGGGTGTACCCACTGCTGACCCTGCTGAGGGCCCCAGAGCTCAGCTCCTCTGAGGCTGCTGTAATGTTGCTCTCTGAGCTCTCTGCCCATCCACTTAACAGA GAGTCTCTGGTGAATCTGGGTGTGATGCCTGTGTTAGGGGAGCTACTTCTAATGTATCTGCCAAACTCTAAAGTAGTATCGCACTGTGTCATCACCCTCACACACCTCTGTGACATCGTGGCGAGCCAGGAG ACTATACTGGAGACAGAGTGTCTAATTGGGCTTCTTCTGGCTCTTGGGTTTGATTGGAATGAAGATGACACTCTTTTAAGTGTACTAGCCTGCGTCCATTCACTGGCTTCTTTTG ACTCCCTCAGATCACGTCTTGTTGAGAAAATGACTGCTTCTCATGTTGGCAGACTCGTGAGCATCTGCAGTGAAAGTGAAAACCCTGACTTGTCCTTTGCTGCTGGTTCTGTAATCAGCAAATTAGACATGAACG ATAAACTGCTTAAACCTCACCACAGAGCCATTGTAGGATACTTGATGAGATTCCTGCGTAATCAAGAAGTGAGATTTCAACAACTTGCAATTGCCAGTGTGTGTAATCTAAAAAAAG GTGGAGGGCTGGATGGAATGACGTGTCTGTTGGAGCTGGAGCGGGAGCTAAACAGAGTTCAGCAGCAGACTGAACACACCAGACAGCTGCTCCAGATGCTCCAGCAAGACACCTGCACCAAGGACAAGTCCTGA